In Prunus dulcis chromosome 1, ALMONDv2, whole genome shotgun sequence, the following are encoded in one genomic region:
- the LOC117615138 gene encoding glutamate receptor 2.7-like produces MAKNAPFSSVFSLFFLFLVLGKFSAMAENTTIPVNVGVVIDSDTWYGKMGMSCISMALSDFYASHSNYKTRLVLYKRNPTSDVVVAASAALDLIKNVEVQAIIGPETSMQANFVISLGNKAQVPIISYSATSPTLTSIRSSYFFRAAQNDSSQVKAVSAIIQAFGWREVVAIYVDNEFGEGVIPSLSDALQEVDARIAYRSVISPKATDDQIVAELYKLKEMETQVLIVHMFADLGSRLFNKAKQIGMMDEGYAWIMTDGMANSFSYINSSDIENMEGVLGIKTFVPNTKELESFGVRWKSKFQQDNPTAHDVKLDVSGYWAYDAAWALAMAVEKVGAKNFNFQKMNSTSGNFSTDLERFGVSQNGPQLVQALSGTIFKGLSGDFSLLNGQLQSSTFQIVNVIGSGEKLVGYWTPEKGLERKLNLKNTSTYSTSNDSLRSIIWPGDTTSAPKGWQIPTSGKRLKILVPLKQGFSEFVKVTHNPETKTTIVDGYCISVFEAVIRSLPYDVPYDLYPYTKPNGEIAGSYNDLVNEVFLGNYDAAVGDITIRANRSLYVDFTLPYTESGVSMIVPIKDNKSKNAWVFLKPLTWDLWVTSGCFFIFIGFVVWVLEHRINEDFRGPPHHQIGTSFWFSFSTMVFAHRERVVSNLARFVVIIWCFVVLILTQSYTASLTSLLTVQQLQPTVTDVNLLLKYKDNVAYQPGSFVHGILKELGFQDENLKTFNTPEELNQLFQNGSRKNGISAAFDETPYMKLFLATYCSKYTMVDPTFKADGFAFVFPKGSPLARDVSRGILNVNEGNQTKVIEDRWFKKQNCVDPNSLVSSNSLSLESFWGLFLIAGVASTLALLIFAAMFLYEHKDIFKQLDPEASLWKRFLIMLRIYDNKDLKSFTFKKRELEVNTNFPPSPSVYSDHTEARNVFEEQMGTPSSADLEHAGFSPGASTSRSEMESAIEITERPRTHEIDPGSN; encoded by the exons ACCCTACTTCAGATGTTGTTGTTGCAGCTTCTGCAG CTCTAGACCTAATAAAGAATGTTGAGGTGCAAGCCATCATAGGTCCAGAAACATCAATGCAGGCCAACTTTGTAATCAGCCTTGGAAACAAAGCCCAAGTTCCCATAATCTCATATTCAGCAACAAGCCCAACTCTCACTTCAATCAGGAGTTCATACTTTTTCAGAGCTGCACAAAATGACTCATCTCAAGTGAAAGCCGTGAGTGCCATCATCCAAGCCTTTGGCTGGAGAGAAGTAGTTGCCATCTATGTTGACAATGAGTTTGGGGAGGGAGTCATACCTTCTCTCTCTGATGCTCTGCAAGAAGTTGATGCTCGAATCGCCTACCGGAGTGTCATTTCTCCAAAGGCCACTGATGACCAAATTGTTGCTGAGCTTTACAAGTTGAAGGAAATGGAAACTCAGGTCTTAATTGTGCACATGTTTGCTGATCTTGGTTCTCGGCTGTTCAACAAGGCGAAACAGATTGGAATGATGGATGAAGGGTATGCTTGGATAATGACTGATGGAATGGCCAACTCATTTAGTTACATAAATTCCTCTGACATAGAAAATATGGAAGGGGTTTTGGGTATAAAAACTTTTGTCCCAAATACAAAAGAGCTTGAAAGTTTTGGAGTTAGATGGAAAAGTAAATTCCAACAGGACAATCCAACTGCCCATGATGTTAAGTTGGATGTTTCTGGATACTGGGCTTATGATGCTGCTTGGGCACTGGCCATGGCAGTTGAGAAAGTTGGGGCTAAAAACTTCAACTTTCAAAAGATGAATAGTACATCTGGTAATTTCAGTACTGACCTAGAAAGATTTGGGGTCTCTCAAAATGGTCCTCAACTTGTCCAAGCCCTATCAGGTACCATTTTCAAAGGCCTTTCAGGAGATTTCAGTCTTCTTAATGGCCAACTACAATCATCAACATTTCAGATAGTTAATGTGATTGGCAGTGGGGAAAAATTGGTTGGATATTGGACACCCGAAAAGGGgcttgaaagaaaattaaatttgaaaaacacaAGCACATATTCTACTTCTAATGATAGTCTTCGATCAATCATTTGGCCTGGAGATACCACCTCTGCTCCAAAGGGTTGGCAGATTCCTACAAGTGGTAAAAGGCTGAAAATTCTAGTCCCTTTAAAGCAAGGATTTTCAGAATTTGTGAAAGTGACACACAATCCCGAGACTAAGACAACGATCGTCGATGGATACTGCATAAGCGTCTTCGAAGCTGTAATAAGATCGTTACCGTATGATGTTCCATACGATTTATATCCTTATACAAAGCCTAATGGTGAGATCGCTGGCAGTTACAATGACTTGGTCAATGAAGTGTTTCTTGGG aaCTATGATGCTGCAGTGGGAGATATAACCATCAGAGCAAACAGATCCTTATATGTTGACTTTACATTGCCATATACAGAATCTGGGGTGTCCATGATTGTGCCTATCAAAGACAACAAAAGCAAGAATGCATGGGTGTTCTTGAAGCCTTTGACATGGGATCTTTGGGTAACAAGCGGTTGTTTTTTCATATTCATTGGTTTTGTAGTCTGGGTTCTTGAACATCGAATAAACGAAGACTTTCGTGGACCTCCACATCACCAAATCGGGACAAGTTTTTGGTTCTCCTTCTCAACCATGGTTTTTGCACACA GGGAGCGAGTTGTGAGCAACTTGGCTAGGTTTGTGGTGATCATATGGTGCTTTGTTGTCCTGATACTGACTCAAAGTTACACTGCAAGTTTGACCTCTCTTTTAACAGTTCAACAGCTCCAACCAACTGTTACTGATGTAAACTTGCTCCTCAAATATAAGGACAATGTTGCCTATCAACCAGGTTCTTTTGTTCATGGGATTTTGAAAGAACTAGGATTTCAGGATGAAAATCTTAAGACCTTTAATACACCAGAAGAGTTGAATCAACTTTTTCAAAATGGGAGTAGAAAAAATGGCATTTCTGCAGCATTTGATGAAACACCTTACATGAAACTGTTTCTTGCAACATATTGCTCCAAATACACCATGGTTGATCCGACATTTAAAGCCGAtggttttgctttt GTCTTCCCAAAAGGCTCCCCTCTTGCTCGCGACGTTTCGAGGGGAATCTTAAATGTGAACGAGGGAAACCAAACGAAAGTCATTGAGGATAGGTGgttcaagaaacaaaattgtgtAGACCCCAACAGCTTGGTCTCTTCCAATAGTCTCAGCCTTGAGAGCTTCTGGGGCCTCTTTCTCATTGCTGGTGTTGCTTCAACACTAGCTCTGCTCATCTTTGCTGCCATGTTCTTGTATGAACACAAGGACATCTTCAAGCAACTCGATCCAGAGGCCTCATTGTGGAAAAGATTTCTTATCATGTTAAGAATTTACGACAACAAGGACCTCAAGTCGTTTACTTTTAAGAAGAGAGAACTTGAAGTCAACACCAACTTCCCCCCAAGCCCATCAGTCTATTCAGACCATACTGAAGCTCGCAATGTGTTTGAGGAGCAGATGGGAACACCTTCTTCTGCTGATCTTGAGCATGCTGGTTTCAGTCCTGGAGCATCAACCAGCAGATCAGAGATGGAATCAGCCATTGAGATTACTGAGAGACCAAGAACTCATGAGATTGACCCAGGAAGCAACTGA
- the LOC117616343 gene encoding splicing factor 3B subunit 6-like protein, with protein MSTISLRKVNTRLPPEVNRVLYVRNLPFNISSEEMYDIFGKYGAIRQIRIGTNKDTRGTAFVVYEDIYDAKTAVDHLSGFNVANRYLIVLYYQQAKMSKKFDAKKKEDEIARMQEKYGVSTKDK; from the coding sequence ATGAGCACAATCAGTCTCCGCAAGGTCAATACCCGTCTTCCCCCGGAAGTCAACCGCGTGCTCTACGTCCGCAATCTCCCCTTCAACATCTCCAGCGAGGAGATGTACGACATATTCGGCAAGTACGGCGCCATACGACAGATTCGCATAGGCACGAACAAGGACACCAGAGGAACCGCCTTCGTCGTCTACGAAGACATCTACGACGCCAAAACGGCGGTGGATCATCTCTCCGGCTTCAACGTTGCTAATCGGTATCTGATCGTTCTCTACTACCAGCAGGCCAAGATGAGCAAGAAGTTTGACGCCAAGAAGAAGGAGGACGAGATCGCCAGAATGCAGGAGAAGTACGGCGTCTCCACCAAAGATAAGTGA
- the LOC117616342 gene encoding histidine kinase 5, translating to MVWEMETDNIEDMDMEVLPSMWPEDIGADAGKQFNIDKPGQDQDMLEEVTFIEEPTIVDFKRLLELTNYTDKGSSQLAFLVKHWEYKQANAVRLLREELDILSKQRQEVELKKLEILEEHRFEEESYGGDKRPISILDEVYDIWLDIAPKKHDVVVQSKRVEIEAEYDTVVFWKQRAMHLEKLLGASAEREQMLVDKLQESIQSLERQSSPVEELSQILKRADNFLHFVLQNAPVVIGHQDKELRYRFIYNHFPSLQEEDIIGRTDVEIFTGAGVKESQDFKKEVLEKGLPAKREITFETPLFGSKTFLIYVEPVFSKAGETIGINYMGMDVTDQVRKREKMAKLREEIAVQKAKETELNKTIHITEETMRAKQMLATMSHEIRSPLSGVVSMAEILTTTKLDREQRQLLDVMLSSGDLVLQLINDILDLSKVESGVMKLEATKFRPREVVKHVLQTAAASLQKILTLEGHVVEDVPVEVIGDVLRIRQILTNLISNAIKFTHEGKVGIRLYVVSDPSLEEVSMDADQEEEPQTTTVWLRCDVYDTGIGIPENALPSLFKRYMQVSADHARKYGGTGLGLAICKQLVELMGGQLTVSSQEHCGSTFTFVLPYKVSTSSDHSDDPDEVVDMANHDAATDEVAESFFQFQPRTLGSLFSSNGSSRTQKLLPHKIGFSGSHKLNGFSQNSYSFPQNNIIPEEMASVENGCSAIDVAETLSEPESSASHIPNHNYDTNNQFQDSRNTDSSYHAEPSREVSVAAKIREPQGTCKRQEKSNADSESTSSKIPKSTSKPKILLVEDNKINVMVTQNMMKRLGHSIDVVNNGIEAVRAVQHCSYNLILMDVHMPVMDGLQTTRIIRSFEETGNWDAAEKAGIELTVPSQDALQNGHGYTPSGNRIPIIAMTANAFSESADECFASGMDSFVPKPITFQKIKERLEQYLPD from the exons ATGGTTTGGGAGATGGAGACTGATAATATTGAAGACATGGACATGGAAGTCCTCCCTTCTATGTGGCCTGAAGATATTGGAGCTGATGCAGGGAAGCAATTCAACATAGACAAGCCAGGACAAGATCAAGACATGTTGGAGGAGGTCACATTTATAGAGGAACCAACTATAGTAGATTTCAAGCGTCTCTTGGAGCTAACCAACTATACCGACAAGGGCTCTTCTCAACTAGCATTCCTTGTAAAACACTGGGAGTATAAGCAGGCAAATGCCGTGAGGCTTCTCAGAGAAGAACTAGACATCCTAAGCAAGCAAAGACAGGAAGTTGAGCTCAAGAAGTTGGAGATATTGGAAGAGCACCGGTTCGAGGAAGAAAGTTATGGCGGAGACAAGCGCcccatttcaattttggaTGAGGTTTATGATATATGGCTGGATATTGCTCCGAAGAAACATGATGTTGTTGTTCAGAGCAAGAGAGTTGAGATTGAAGCTGAGTACGATACTGTTGTGTTCTGGAAGCAGAGAGCAATGCATTTGGAGAAGTTGTTGGGGGCAAGtgcagagagagagcagaTGCTTGTGGATAAATTGCAGGAAAGCATTCAAAGTCTTGAAAGGCAGTCATCAccagtggaagaattgtcccAGATTTTGAAAAGAGCAgataatttcttgcattttgtACTTCAGAATGCACCTGTTGTTATTGGCCATCAG gATAAGGAATTGCGGTATCGGTTTATCTATAATCACTTCCCAAGTTTGCAAGAGGAG GACATTATAGGAAGAACAGATGTTGAGATTTTTACCGGGGCAGGCGTTAAGGAATCTCAAGACTTCAAGAAGGAAGTTCTGGAAAAGGGGTTACCTGCAAAAAGGGAGATTACATTTGAGACACCATTATTTGGGTCAAAAACATTTTTGATATATGTGGAGCCTGTCTTCAGCAAGGCAGGAGAGACAATTGGTATAAATTACATGGGGATGGATGTAACTGATCAG GtgaggaaaagagaaaagatggCAAAGCTTAGGGAGGAAATCGCTGTCCAAAAAGCCAAGGAAACAGAACTGAACAAAACAATTCACATCACAGAGGAGACAATGCGAGCAAAGCAAATGCTGGCAACAATGTCTCATGAGATAAGATCACCTCTTTCCGGGGTTGTGAGCATGGCTGAGATACTTACCACCACGAAACTTGATCGAGAGCAACGACAGCTTTTGGATGTCATGTTATCTTCAGGAGATTTGGTCCTTCAACTGATAAACGACATCCTTGACCTTTCCAAGGTGGAGTCAGGAGTAATGAAGTTGGAAGCTACCAAGTTCCGGCCAAGAGAAGTAGTGAAGCATGTACTACAGACTGCAGCCGCATCATTGCAGAAAATATTGACCTTGGAAGGACATGTAGTGGAGGATGTTCCTGTGGAG GTCATTGGAGATGTTCTAAGGATTCGTCAAATCCTCACCAACTTGATCAG CAATGCAATCAAATTTACTCATGAAGGGAAAGTTGGGATAAGACTTTACGTGGTATCAGATCCATCTTTGGAAGAGG TCTCAATGGACGCAGATCAAGAGGAGGAACCTCAAACCACAACAGTTTGGTTGCGCTGTGATGTATATGATACAGGAATTGGAATACCAG AAAATGCTTTACCTTCTCTGTTTAAAAGATACATGCAAGTCAGTGCTGATCATGCTCGAAAATACGGAGGCACGGGATTAGGACTAGCAATATGCAAACAATTG GTTGAGCTAATGGGGGGTCAACTCACAGTGTCTAGCCAAGAACACTGCGGGTCTACATTTACATTTGTACTCCCGTACAAGGTTTCAACGTCGTCTGACCATTCAGATGATCCTGACGAAGTCGTGGATATGGCTAATCATGATGCTGCAACTGATGAAGTAGCCGAGAGCTTTTTCCAGTTCCAACCACGCACTTTGGggtctctgttttcttctaaTGGATCCAGCAGGACCCAAAAGTTGTTACCACACAAGATCGGTTTTAGTGGCTCACATAAACTCAATGGGTTCTCACAAAATTCATACTCATTTCCCCAAAATAACATCATACCAGAGGAGATGGCTTCAGTTGAAAATGGCTGTTCAGCAATTGATGTTGCTGAGACATTATCTGAACCAGAGAGTTCAGCGAGTCACATCCCCAATCATAACT ATGACACAAATAATCAATTCCAAGATTCTAGAAATACAGACTCAAGTTATCACGCAGAGCCAAGCAGAGAAGTTTCTGTTGCGGCAAAGATAAGAGAACCCCAAGGAACATGTAAGAGGCAGGAGAAATCCAATGCAGACTCGGAGAGTACTTCATCaaaaataccaaaatcaaCATCGAAACCTAAGATTCTTCTTGTTGAGGACAACAAAATTAATGTTATGGTGACGCAAAACATGATGAAGCGGTTAGGCCATAGCATTGATGTTGTGAATAACGGAATTGAAGCTGTGCGAGCAGTTCAACACTGTAGTTACAATCTCATTCTGATG GATGTTCACATGCCCGTTATGGATGGCCTACAAACTACAAGAATAATACGTTCCTTTGAAGAAACTGGCAACTGGGATGCTGCTGAGAAAGCAGGAATTGAGCTAACCGTGCCTTCCCAAGATGCATTACAAAATGGTCATGGTTATACGCCTTCGGGAAACCGAATTCCAATCATTGCG ATGACAGCAAATGCATTTTCAGAGAGCGCAGACGAGTGTTTTGCAAGTGGGATGGACTCATTTGTGCCGAAGCCCATAACAttccaaaaaattaaagagcGTCTTGAACAATACCTACCCGATTGA